One Candidatus Omnitrophota bacterium genomic window carries:
- the rpmF gene encoding 50S ribosomal protein L32 produces the protein MALPKRKHSKSRRDKRRSMNSKLFAANLSICSQCKKPTPPHKVCLHCGYYKGRPVVIIETKEEKKK, from the coding sequence ATGGCATTACCTAAAAGGAAACATTCCAAGTCCAGACGCGATAAGAGGAGGTCGATGAATAGCAAGCTATTCGCGGCGAATCTATCTATCTGTTCTCAGTGCAAAAAACCGACGCCTCCGCACAAAGTATGTTTGCACTGCGGATACTACAAGGGCAGGCCCGTAGTTATCATTGAGACGAAAGAAGAAAAAAAGAAGTAG
- a CDS encoding acetate kinase, producing MLILVINCGSSSAKYQLFDIKNYRSLAKGLIERIGQPGNCANHYDAIGEIVRALTDKDTGAISSTNQIAGVGHRVVHGGEEFKSSTLITDKVIASIEKYSELAPLHNPPSLLGIRACLDILKGIPQVAVFDTSFHQTMPDKAFLYGLPYKYYERYGIRKYGFHGTSHRYVALDAAKQIKKPLNSLKIITCHLGNGCSMTAVDKGKSVDTSMGFTPLEGLLMGTRSGDLDPAVVFYLMKKESLTPDQISDILNKESGLLGISGESNDMRDLLKVSKGQDRKAGRAKLALEMFIYRIEKYIGAYQAAMKGLDAIVFTAGIGEHNPWIVSRVKKDLKDVVGKRTRILTIPTNEELLIARDTYEIISK from the coding sequence ATGCTTATACTGGTCATTAATTGCGGAAGTTCTTCAGCGAAGTATCAGCTGTTTGATATAAAAAATTATCGTTCTTTGGCAAAGGGCCTGATAGAGCGTATAGGCCAACCCGGGAATTGCGCGAATCATTATGACGCGATAGGCGAGATAGTCCGAGCGCTGACGGACAAAGACACGGGAGCGATATCTTCTACGAACCAGATTGCCGGCGTCGGACACCGCGTTGTCCATGGCGGCGAAGAGTTTAAGAGCTCGACGCTTATTACCGACAAAGTTATCGCGTCTATAGAAAAATATAGCGAGCTTGCGCCTCTTCATAATCCTCCGTCGCTTTTAGGGATAAGAGCGTGTCTGGATATATTAAAAGGGATACCCCAGGTAGCCGTATTTGATACATCGTTTCATCAGACGATGCCGGATAAGGCGTTTTTATACGGCCTTCCATATAAATATTACGAAAGATACGGTATCAGAAAATACGGATTTCATGGGACGAGCCACAGATATGTGGCGCTGGATGCCGCAAAGCAGATTAAAAAGCCTTTAAACAGCCTCAAAATTATTACATGTCATCTGGGTAACGGCTGCAGCATGACAGCGGTGGATAAGGGTAAGTCCGTAGATACATCCATGGGCTTCACGCCTCTGGAAGGCCTTTTAATGGGAACGCGCTCGGGAGACCTCGATCCGGCCGTTGTATTTTATCTGATGAAGAAAGAGAGTTTAACACCCGATCAGATAAGCGATATTTTGAATAAAGAGAGCGGGCTATTGGGAATTTCCGGCGAGAGCAACGACATGAGGGATTTATTAAAAGTTTCGAAAGGGCAAGATCGGAAAGCCGGACGCGCGAAGCTGGCCCTCGAGATGTTCATTTACAGGATAGAAAAATATATCGGCGCGTACCAGGCGGCGATGAAGGGTTTGGACGCGATAGTATTCACTGCCGGGATAGGCGAGCATAATCCCTGGATAGTAAGCCGCGTCAAAAAAGATTTAAAAGATGTGGTCGGGAAGAGGACCAGGATATTGACGATACCGACCAATGAAGAGCTCTTGATAGCAAGAGACACGTACGAGATAATAAGTAAATAG
- the pta gene encoding phosphate acetyltransferase yields MSILEKIREKASKNLKRVVLPESNDERTMDAVEIILDKKISKLVVIGDESVRKSIKSKNRDLVEVIDPATYKDAAKMANEYYELRKIKGMTPEEAKNIILTDYLTFGAMLVRNDVADGFVAGANHTTPDVIRAALRCLTIDREIAVVSGAFLMEVPNCPYGENGTFIFADCGVNPQPNARQLSGIAVASATLFQKLVGKRPVVAFLSYSSKGSAEGELVDKIREAVSRAKEIAPDLLIDGEFQADSAIVPEIAKIKCGDNPVAGNANVLIFPNLDSGNISYKLTQRLSNARAVGPLLTGFRKPCSDLSRGCSAEDIVDAVAVTAVRA; encoded by the coding sequence TTGAGTATCCTGGAAAAAATAAGAGAAAAGGCTTCGAAGAATCTGAAGAGAGTCGTCCTCCCCGAAAGCAATGACGAAAGGACGATGGACGCGGTTGAGATTATTCTTGATAAAAAAATATCGAAGCTCGTCGTGATCGGCGATGAGTCGGTGAGAAAAAGCATAAAGTCCAAAAACAGGGATCTTGTAGAGGTGATAGACCCCGCGACTTATAAGGACGCGGCGAAGATGGCAAATGAGTACTATGAACTGCGCAAGATAAAGGGGATGACGCCCGAAGAGGCAAAAAATATTATATTGACTGATTATCTTACGTTTGGCGCGATGCTCGTCAGAAATGATGTGGCCGATGGTTTTGTCGCCGGAGCTAATCACACGACACCCGATGTTATACGCGCCGCGCTGCGTTGCCTTACCATAGACAGGGAGATAGCCGTAGTGTCAGGCGCTTTTCTTATGGAAGTGCCGAATTGTCCTTATGGCGAAAACGGCACTTTTATATTCGCGGATTGCGGAGTCAACCCGCAGCCCAACGCGCGGCAGTTGTCGGGCATAGCGGTAGCGTCCGCTACTTTGTTTCAAAAGCTGGTGGGCAAAAGGCCGGTAGTGGCGTTCTTAAGCTATTCAAGTAAAGGCAGCGCGGAAGGTGAGCTCGTTGACAAGATTAGAGAAGCTGTCAGCAGGGCAAAGGAGATAGCCCCCGACTTATTGATAGACGGAGAATTCCAGGCCGACAGCGCCATAGTGCCGGAAATCGCGAAGATAAAATGCGGCGACAATCCTGTAGCGGGCAATGCTAATGTATTGATATTCCCGAATCTGGATTCGGGAAATATATCCTATAAATTAACGCAGAGGCTTTCCAATGCCAGGGCAGTGGGGCCGCTTCTCACAGGTTTCAGAAAACCATGCAGTGATCTGTCCAGGGGTTGCAGCGCCGAAGATATCGTGGACGCTGTAGCGGTCACAGCGGTAAGGGCTTAA
- the coaD gene encoding pantetheine-phosphate adenylyltransferase has translation MKKSNIAVYPGTFDPVTYGHIDIIKRAAKIFDKVIIAVAHNKQKSPLFSVEERVSMIKDAVKGMDNVVLDDFEGLVVDYVKRKGANVMIRGIRMISDFEYEFQMALTNRKLSEDIETIFMMPNESYSYISSKLIKEAAALGANVKNFVPDKVQVLLKKKLERRERKN, from the coding sequence ATGAAGAAATCTAATATAGCAGTTTACCCCGGCACATTCGATCCTGTCACATATGGCCACATTGATATAATCAAAAGGGCCGCAAAGATATTCGACAAAGTGATAATAGCCGTAGCCCACAATAAGCAGAAGTCGCCCCTTTTTAGCGTTGAAGAGAGGGTCTCTATGATCAAAGACGCGGTAAAAGGCATGGATAATGTAGTCCTGGATGATTTTGAAGGGCTGGTTGTGGATTATGTTAAGCGCAAGGGCGCGAATGTGATGATACGGGGAATACGCATGATATCGGATTTCGAATATGAGTTTCAGATGGCGCTTACCAATAGAAAATTGTCCGAAGATATCGAGACTATATTCATGATGCCTAATGAATCCTATTCCTACATATCGAGCAAGCTGATAAAAGAAGCGGCGGCGCTGGGCGCGAATGTGAAGAATTTTGTTCCGGACAAAGTGCAGGTTTTGTTAAAGAAGAAACTGGAAAGAAGAGAGAGAAAAAATTGA
- the rsmD gene encoding 16S rRNA (guanine(966)-N(2))-methyltransferase RsmD, whose translation MRIIGGEYRSRSIMMPKGVEIRPTQDKVREAIFNILGDINGKNVLELFAGSGAFGIEAISRGAGSVTFVDNNFRCAQTIGANLESLGVDHCRYDIMKANALSVLPRLARGEDRFDIIFLDPPYHKGMAKNCLINIDSYDILSPVGLVIIEHFKKDALDVKLERLLFLDERRYGDTVVTILRKINEEI comes from the coding sequence ATGCGAATTATCGGCGGTGAATATAGGAGCAGATCCATTATGATGCCTAAGGGCGTTGAGATAAGGCCCACCCAGGACAAGGTGCGCGAGGCGATATTCAATATCCTGGGTGATATTAATGGAAAGAATGTGTTGGAGCTATTCGCGGGAAGCGGAGCTTTCGGTATAGAGGCGATCTCGCGCGGGGCAGGGAGCGTAACTTTTGTTGACAATAACTTTCGCTGCGCCCAGACAATAGGCGCCAATCTTGAGTCGCTGGGCGTTGATCACTGCCGATATGATATTATGAAGGCCAACGCTTTAAGCGTCCTGCCGCGTCTTGCCAGGGGTGAAGATAGGTTTGATATAATATTTCTGGATCCGCCATATCACAAGGGGATGGCTAAAAATTGCTTGATTAATATAGATTCTTATGATATATTATCGCCCGTTGGGCTGGTTATCATAGAGCACTTTAAGAAAGATGCGCTCGATGTGAAGCTTGAGCGCCTTCTTTTTCTGGATGAACGAAGATACGGCGACACCGTTGTCACAATTTTAAGAAAAATTAATGAAGAAATCTAA